A part of uncultured Treponema sp. genomic DNA contains:
- a CDS encoding nucleoside-diphosphate sugar epimerase/dehydratase, which yields MNKIEGRLYIIGAGFAGQMIANDIAKKKVFGTVSAFLDDDKNLIGTKIDGIPVLGPIDSIADVLRVNGADQAVIAIPSAPVERIRKIYSSLKKCGFLQIKILPSISQVIDEKAHIIQARDINPLDILGRTPVTIPLAKSLSYLRGKRVLITGAGGSIGSELARQLLSGGAERLYLFGHGENSIVNIYRELHVLQDEGVGQKASIVPIIGDMKDREYVKYIISHTHADVIFHCAAYKHVPMMEENSIAAIENNVFGTKNLLDAALESGTEKFVLISTDKAVEPVSVYGASKMLCEKLVIQAAQKAKEKQAFMFVRFGNVLGSRGSILPIFMEQIQNGGPVTVTDPQMERYFMTIPEACSLVLQTGGVGTNGASYLLDMGEPIKILELAKQVIKFSGFTPDKEIKIQFIGARKGERLEEPLWLKEENPESTEYKKILKLTNISPQNFLLDELIDSLKPICVLSKGKEELYRNSIALKKILRKAVPTLDEFYKREENASSKNEKSYAKAVL from the coding sequence ATGAATAAAATCGAAGGCAGACTATATATAATAGGCGCAGGCTTTGCCGGACAAATGATTGCAAACGACATTGCGAAAAAAAAAGTCTTTGGAACAGTTTCTGCGTTTCTTGATGATGATAAAAATTTAATCGGAACAAAAATTGACGGCATTCCTGTTCTAGGTCCGATTGACAGCATTGCTGACGTTTTACGTGTAAACGGAGCAGACCAAGCCGTAATTGCAATTCCAAGCGCGCCAGTTGAAAGAATCAGAAAAATTTATTCTTCCCTAAAAAAATGCGGATTTCTTCAGATAAAAATTCTGCCTTCAATAAGCCAAGTCATTGACGAGAAAGCCCACATAATTCAGGCGCGAGACATAAATCCGCTGGACATTCTTGGAAGAACTCCAGTAACAATTCCGCTTGCAAAAAGCCTTTCATATTTAAGAGGAAAACGTGTTCTCATAACAGGCGCGGGCGGCTCAATTGGCAGTGAACTTGCACGGCAGCTTCTTTCAGGCGGAGCAGAACGGCTTTATCTTTTTGGGCACGGCGAAAATTCAATCGTAAATATTTACAGAGAGCTTCATGTTCTTCAGGATGAAGGCGTAGGACAAAAGGCTTCGATTGTTCCCATAATCGGCGACATGAAAGACAGGGAATATGTAAAATACATAATTTCTCACACTCATGCTGATGTTATCTTTCACTGCGCCGCATACAAGCATGTTCCAATGATGGAAGAAAATTCAATCGCCGCAATTGAAAACAATGTGTTCGGAACAAAAAATCTTCTGGATGCCGCTCTTGAATCCGGCACTGAAAAATTCGTGCTTATTTCAACAGACAAAGCGGTTGAGCCTGTAAGCGTTTACGGTGCAAGCAAAATGCTATGTGAAAAACTTGTAATTCAGGCTGCGCAAAAAGCAAAGGAAAAACAAGCGTTTATGTTTGTCCGCTTCGGAAACGTTCTTGGAAGCCGCGGCTCAATTCTTCCTATTTTTATGGAGCAGATTCAAAACGGAGGTCCTGTAACTGTAACCGACCCGCAAATGGAGCGTTATTTTATGACGATTCCAGAAGCCTGCTCTCTTGTGCTTCAGACTGGAGGAGTTGGAACAAACGGAGCGTCGTATCTTTTGGACATGGGCGAGCCTATAAAAATTCTGGAGCTTGCAAAGCAGGTAATAAAATTTTCTGGATTTACGCCGGACAAAGAAATAAAAATTCAGTTTATCGGAGCAAGAAAAGGCGAACGCTTGGAAGAACCTTTGTGGCTAAAAGAGGAAAATCCAGAGTCGACTGAATACAAAAAAATTCTAAAGCTCACAAATATTTCACCCCAAAATTTTTTGCTTGATGAACTGATTGATTCTTTAAAGCCAATCTGCGTGCTTTCAAAAGGAAAAGAAGAACTTTACAGAAACAGCATTGCGCTGAAAAAAATTTTAAGAAAAGCAGTTCCGACGCTTGATGAATTTTACAAGCGTGAAGAAAACGCATCTTCAAAAAATGAAAAGTCTTATGCAAAGGCGGTTTTATAA